A genomic window from Halostagnicola kamekurae includes:
- a CDS encoding thiol-disulfide oxidoreductase DCC family protein — MSPPTLVYDDDCGVCTRAARFVDRRAAIDIVGFSELTDDLQARLPLDYEACAHLVTDETTYSCGAAMERAYERTGLLPSQFFPLFRRIPGYAPVREFVYRVVASNRPSIGRLLP; from the coding sequence ATGTCACCACCGACGCTCGTCTACGACGACGATTGCGGGGTCTGTACTCGTGCAGCACGGTTTGTGGACCGCCGCGCGGCGATCGACATCGTCGGCTTTTCGGAACTCACGGACGACCTGCAAGCGCGTTTGCCGCTCGACTACGAGGCGTGTGCGCATCTGGTTACCGACGAGACGACCTACTCCTGTGGGGCAGCGATGGAACGCGCCTACGAACGGACCGGCCTTCTGCCATCGCAGTTTTTTCCGCTGTTTCGTCGCATTCCTGGATATGCACCCGTCCGCGAGTTCGTCTATCGCGTCGTCGCGTCGAACCGGCCGTCGATCGGCCGATTGCTACCGTAG
- a CDS encoding inorganic phosphate transporter, which produces MEPTMILLFAAAAIASLFMAWVIGAGSSGATPFAPAVGANAIPTMRAAFFVGILGFAGAVTQGGSVSEAVGSGLVDGISLPVSGVIVVLLIGAGLMAIGIYTGYPIATAFTVTGSVVGVGLALGGDPAWGKYAEIGAVWVLTPFVGGGIAYGIASVLPRPDVPEDVSVPLLAGIVGAVVANLEFAFLASVGGTLATGGATVIPFDGTAATVAVSLGFGAVAAAVVRWDVGRDEAGGLRRFLLSLGALVAFSAGASQVGLAVGPLFPLLEELPTVSPIAVLLGGGVGILVGSWTGAPRMIKSISQEYASLGPRRSIATLVPSFLIAQSAVLLGVPVSFNEIIVSAIVGSGAAVAGGAGVSPRKLGLTVAAWVGSFILAFGLGYGSMLLLDL; this is translated from the coding sequence ATGGAACCCACAATGATACTCCTGTTCGCAGCGGCCGCGATCGCGAGCCTCTTCATGGCGTGGGTCATCGGCGCCGGCTCGAGCGGCGCGACCCCGTTCGCCCCAGCCGTCGGTGCGAACGCTATTCCCACCATGCGTGCGGCGTTTTTCGTCGGAATTCTCGGCTTCGCTGGCGCGGTGACACAGGGCGGAAGTGTCTCCGAAGCCGTCGGCAGCGGCCTCGTCGACGGAATCAGCCTCCCTGTCAGCGGCGTCATCGTCGTCCTACTGATCGGCGCCGGGCTGATGGCGATCGGGATCTACACGGGATATCCGATCGCGACTGCGTTCACCGTGACCGGGTCGGTCGTCGGCGTCGGCCTCGCGCTCGGCGGCGATCCAGCCTGGGGGAAGTACGCCGAAATTGGCGCGGTCTGGGTCCTCACGCCGTTCGTCGGCGGGGGCATCGCATACGGTATTGCGAGTGTTCTTCCGCGACCGGACGTTCCCGAGGACGTCAGCGTTCCGCTCCTCGCCGGAATCGTCGGCGCGGTCGTCGCGAACCTCGAGTTCGCGTTCCTCGCGTCGGTCGGCGGGACGCTCGCTACCGGCGGCGCCACTGTGATTCCGTTCGACGGTACCGCCGCCACAGTCGCAGTCTCGCTAGGTTTCGGAGCTGTCGCTGCGGCCGTCGTCCGCTGGGACGTCGGTCGCGACGAGGCCGGCGGTCTGCGCCGGTTCCTGCTCTCGCTGGGTGCGCTCGTGGCGTTCTCGGCGGGCGCGAGTCAAGTGGGACTCGCCGTCGGACCGCTGTTCCCGCTGCTCGAGGAGCTGCCGACGGTATCGCCGATCGCAGTCCTGCTCGGCGGCGGCGTCGGAATCCTCGTCGGCTCGTGGACGGGCGCCCCGCGAATGATCAAGTCGATCTCCCAGGAGTACGCGTCGCTGGGGCCGCGTCGCTCGATCGCGACGCTCGTCCCTTCGTTTCTCATCGCACAGAGCGCGGTTCTGCTGGGAGTCCCGGTCTCGTTCAACGAGATCATCGTGAGTGCGATCGTCGGCAGCGGGGCCGCGGTCGCCGGCGGAGCCGGCGTCAGTCCGCGAAAGCTGGGACTCACCGTTGCCGCCTGGGTCGGATCGTTCATACTCGCGTTCGGTCTCGGCTACGGGTCGATGCTTCTTCTGGACCTCTGA
- a CDS encoding YeeE/YedE family protein codes for MSRNRHPLFMPLILVGGLIFGFGLAYSHMARPEVVLDFLQFEDFGLPFVMFGAAIVSGIAFAIMPRIRDSAPLTGDVYRRRLKSFDRNVLIGGAIFGVGWGLSGICPGAAYASLGIGNVTILWALVGMFAGAYLQGVWRSKRAAADSGSVSAD; via the coding sequence ATGAGCAGAAATCGCCATCCGCTGTTCATGCCGCTGATCCTTGTCGGCGGCCTGATCTTCGGCTTCGGACTGGCGTACAGCCACATGGCCCGGCCGGAAGTCGTGCTGGACTTCCTCCAGTTCGAGGACTTCGGCCTGCCGTTCGTCATGTTTGGTGCCGCGATTGTCTCCGGGATCGCCTTCGCGATCATGCCCCGGATTCGCGACAGCGCACCGCTGACGGGCGACGTGTACCGTCGTCGGCTAAAATCGTTCGATCGAAACGTCCTGATCGGCGGCGCGATCTTCGGTGTTGGCTGGGGACTGTCGGGGATCTGTCCCGGCGCGGCCTACGCCAGCCTTGGGATCGGCAACGTCACCATCCTGTGGGCGCTCGTCGGCATGTTCGCCGGCGCCTACCTGCAGGGGGTCTGGCGCAGCAAGCGTGCCGCCGCTGACTCCGGCTCAGTGAGCGCCGACTAA
- a CDS encoding YeeE/YedE family protein, protein MLAELAAPGQIVPAEPFPNGISRYAIGGLLVGLGAVVIYLGTGIAAGASTFLESTLSYVSDQSRFKQYRGSRNWRVVFTLGIILGAAVYAVFWQGGTWTTDVQPWRLLLGGVLVGIGTRVGKGCTSGHGVCGVGSASKTSIVGVITFLTVAIVTAQIVQAMGVSP, encoded by the coding sequence ATGCTCGCCGAACTCGCCGCTCCGGGTCAGATAGTGCCCGCCGAGCCGTTTCCCAACGGCATCTCCCGGTACGCTATCGGTGGACTACTCGTCGGCCTCGGCGCAGTCGTCATCTATCTCGGGACGGGGATCGCCGCAGGCGCGAGTACGTTCCTCGAGTCGACGCTGTCGTACGTTTCGGATCAGTCACGGTTCAAGCAGTACCGCGGCTCCCGGAACTGGCGCGTCGTCTTCACGCTCGGAATTATTCTGGGAGCGGCGGTCTACGCCGTCTTCTGGCAGGGCGGGACGTGGACAACCGACGTCCAGCCTTGGCGGTTGCTGCTCGGTGGCGTCCTCGTCGGGATCGGGACGCGCGTCGGGAAGGGTTGCACGTCGGGCCACGGGGTATGCGGCGTCGGCTCGGCCTCGAAAACGTCGATCGTCGGCGTGATCACGTTCCTGACGGTCGCGATCGTGACCGCCCAGATCGTCCAGGCGATGGGGGTGAGTCCGTAA
- a CDS encoding MBL fold metallo-hydrolase — translation MDDMDLPMPDVEIESVSPDELKGRIDAGEDVTLLDTRMESEYNEWKIDGETVESTNIPYFEFLDDEIDDDVLAQIPDDREVTVLCAKGGSSEYVAAQLRERGYDVDHLEDGMNGWARIYERVEVERYDGAGTLYQYQRPSSGCLGYLIVDGDEAALIDPLRAFTDRYFQDVNELGVDLKYAIDTHIHADHISGIRDLADEGVEGVIPKAAVDRGITYADEMTLAADGDEFEVGAATIETVYTPGHTSGMTSYLIEDSLLATGDGLFVESVARPDLEEGDEGAEDAARQLYESLQERVLTLPNDTLVGGAHFSDSADPADDGTYTVPIGQIESEMDALTMDEDAFVELILSDMPPRPANYEDIIPTNLGQQEADDKEAFELELGPNNCAASQESLAGD, via the coding sequence ATGGACGATATGGATCTTCCAATGCCGGACGTCGAGATCGAATCGGTCAGTCCAGACGAATTGAAGGGACGAATCGACGCGGGTGAGGACGTCACGCTCCTCGATACCCGCATGGAATCGGAGTACAACGAATGGAAGATCGACGGAGAGACCGTTGAATCGACCAACATCCCGTACTTCGAGTTCCTGGACGACGAAATTGATGATGATGTCCTTGCACAGATTCCCGATGACCGCGAAGTTACGGTTCTCTGTGCGAAGGGTGGTTCGAGCGAGTACGTCGCCGCACAGTTGAGAGAGCGCGGCTACGACGTCGACCACCTTGAGGATGGGATGAACGGCTGGGCGCGCATCTACGAGCGCGTCGAGGTCGAGCGCTACGACGGGGCGGGGACGCTCTACCAGTACCAGCGTCCCTCGAGCGGCTGTCTCGGCTACCTCATCGTTGACGGTGACGAGGCGGCCTTGATTGACCCACTGCGTGCATTCACCGACCGCTATTTCCAAGATGTGAACGAACTGGGCGTCGACCTGAAGTACGCAATCGACACGCACATCCACGCGGATCACATCTCGGGGATCCGCGACCTCGCCGATGAGGGCGTCGAGGGCGTCATCCCCAAGGCGGCGGTCGACCGTGGTATCACCTACGCCGACGAGATGACTCTCGCAGCAGACGGCGACGAGTTCGAAGTCGGTGCTGCCACGATCGAAACCGTCTACACGCCCGGACATACCTCCGGGATGACCTCGTACCTGATCGAGGACTCGCTGCTTGCGACTGGCGACGGCCTGTTCGTCGAGAGTGTTGCCCGCCCCGACTTAGAGGAGGGCGACGAGGGCGCAGAAGACGCCGCACGCCAGCTCTACGAGTCGCTGCAGGAGCGCGTGCTGACTCTGCCTAACGACACGCTCGTCGGCGGGGCTCACTTCAGTGACTCCGCCGATCCCGCCGACGATGGCACCTATACGGTACCGATCGGCCAGATCGAGTCGGAGATGGACGCTCTGACGATGGACGAGGATGCGTTCGTCGAGCTGATTCTCTCGGATATGCCGCCCCGTCCGGCCAACTACGAGGACATCATTCCCACGAATCTCGGGCAGCAGGAGGCCGACGACAAGGAAGCATTCGAACTCGAGCTCGGCCCGAACAACTGCGCGGCCAGCCAAGAGTCGCTGGCGGGTGACTGA
- a CDS encoding sulfurtransferase TusA family protein, with protein sequence MSSEYQTTETLDVKGQSCPMPIVKTKQSIDDLEAGDVLEVVATDSGSMSDIQGWADGTDGVELLEQVEENDLYTHYVKKTE encoded by the coding sequence ATGAGTTCGGAATACCAGACCACGGAGACGCTAGACGTGAAAGGACAGTCGTGCCCGATGCCCATCGTGAAGACCAAGCAATCGATTGACGATCTCGAGGCCGGCGACGTCCTCGAGGTCGTCGCGACTGACTCGGGCAGCATGAGCGACATTCAGGGGTGGGCCGACGGCACCGACGGCGTCGAACTCCTCGAGCAGGTCGAGGAGAACGATTTGTACACTCACTACGTGAAGAAAACGGAATAA
- a CDS encoding DsrE/DsrF/DrsH-like family protein, which translates to MSTDNPTTAVDDADTDVDAAELQALRERVEKLEESMAAVDTGDDQKKMTIVATQGSFDMAYPPLILASTAAAFGWEVVVFHTFWGLDILHEEKSKDLKLSAVGNPNMPVPNAVAALPGMDTMATKMMQKKIDENGTATIEELIDLSLESGVDLQACQMTIELMDYDEDDFYDGVTTGVGAATALQHMAESDIQLLV; encoded by the coding sequence ATGAGCACGGATAACCCAACGACGGCAGTCGACGACGCCGATACGGACGTCGACGCCGCCGAGTTACAGGCGCTGCGCGAGCGCGTCGAGAAATTAGAAGAATCGATGGCAGCGGTGGACACTGGCGACGATCAGAAGAAGATGACCATCGTCGCGACACAGGGGAGCTTCGACATGGCGTATCCACCGTTAATCCTCGCGAGCACTGCGGCCGCCTTCGGCTGGGAGGTTGTCGTCTTCCACACATTTTGGGGCCTCGATATCCTCCACGAGGAGAAGTCGAAGGACCTCAAGTTGAGCGCCGTCGGCAACCCGAACATGCCAGTACCCAATGCCGTCGCTGCGCTGCCCGGCATGGACACGATGGCTACGAAGATGATGCAGAAGAAAATCGACGAGAACGGGACTGCCACCATCGAGGAACTGATTGACCTCTCGCTCGAGAGCGGCGTCGACCTGCAGGCCTGTCAGATGACGATCGAACTGATGGACTACGACGAGGACGACTTCTACGACGGCGTCACCACCGGCGTCGGCGCGGCCACCGCGTTGCAACACATGGCCGAATCCGACATTCAGCTCCTTGTCTAA
- a CDS encoding HalOD1 output domain-containing protein, with protein MDPAALDRLFEPTTSDDSVRGGHIPFWYQGYDVTISSDDTIKLS; from the coding sequence ATGGATCCTGCTGCGCTGGACCGGTTGTTTGAACCGACCACTAGTGACGACTCGGTCCGAGGCGGACACATTCCGTTCTGGTACCAAGGGTATGACGTAACAATCTCTTCAGATGATACCATCAAACTATCGTAA
- a CDS encoding transcription initiation factor IIB, translating into MATRDIYTTTVGENVQDESNSNRCPECGGRVTTNTVETICKKCGLIVDEQRTDHGPEWRACDRDERKRTGATLTAARHDRGLSTEIGRGTDANGNMLAGRKRRQLGRLRREHSRGRFRSKAERNLAQGLGEVRRIAGVLELSESIRDQACQLFRSAQNEDLLPGRSIEAMAAASVYGACRCNGLSRTLEDVTELARVEHSRVRNAYKTMNANLGLPAAPVAPREFVPRLASELEVPDRIRHRATELAEWAKSAGLTIGVRPSGFAAACLYKAGREDGWYLTQSTVAEAADVSATTVRTHRDALDELIV; encoded by the coding sequence ATGGCAACGAGAGACATCTACACGACGACGGTTGGCGAAAACGTCCAAGATGAATCGAATTCGAACCGCTGTCCCGAATGTGGTGGCCGGGTTACCACCAATACGGTCGAAACTATCTGTAAGAAGTGTGGCCTCATCGTCGACGAACAACGAACAGACCACGGGCCCGAGTGGCGAGCCTGCGATCGAGACGAACGGAAGCGAACAGGTGCCACGCTGACAGCCGCCCGGCATGACCGAGGGCTCTCCACCGAGATCGGGCGTGGAACCGATGCAAACGGGAACATGCTTGCTGGACGGAAGCGACGACAGTTGGGGCGGCTCCGACGGGAGCACTCTCGAGGGCGGTTTCGGTCGAAAGCCGAGCGCAACCTCGCACAGGGGCTCGGTGAAGTCCGTCGGATTGCAGGCGTGCTCGAGTTATCTGAATCGATTCGTGACCAGGCGTGTCAGCTCTTCCGCAGTGCCCAGAACGAAGACCTACTTCCGGGCCGGTCAATTGAAGCGATGGCCGCAGCCAGCGTCTACGGTGCCTGTCGATGCAACGGCCTCTCAAGAACGCTCGAGGACGTTACGGAACTTGCACGTGTTGAGCACTCTCGAGTTCGGAACGCGTACAAGACGATGAACGCAAATCTTGGGTTGCCAGCCGCGCCTGTTGCACCACGCGAGTTCGTGCCCCGACTTGCCTCGGAACTCGAGGTTCCGGATCGGATTCGCCACCGAGCTACAGAGTTGGCGGAGTGGGCGAAATCAGCGGGCTTAACGATAGGAGTTCGACCGTCGGGATTCGCTGCTGCCTGTCTGTACAAAGCAGGGCGGGAAGACGGGTGGTATCTCACCCAGTCGACTGTCGCGGAGGCTGCGGATGTCTCAGCAACAACAGTGCGGACTCACCGTGATGCGTTAGACGAATTGATTGTGTAA
- a CDS encoding DNA-binding protein produces the protein MSSNNVTSNVVSVDEQAFEKTDDTVVDEDGVEVVDDTPAFQATVEMEIQAKVDANHPDGIANTCDGRMHGVSLEHEERIRAREAELELISAQAELGGQDDRARRTREVVVEQCSCDEPDIVDPRARLSQNDLAAVNRQAMRISERIDGGWSRAVIAKRLAEKVEDETEVTTAVLETLEEVKAESGTIVPIADIAEVPVGEVTVEGEVIELWTPSSSNIQQVGLLGDKSGRTKFTIWQRSNQTMVREGQTVRFRAAAKSWYQGRCSLALTGWSRIEFPERGRWWDE, from the coding sequence ATGTCTAGTAACAACGTTACCAGTAATGTAGTTTCGGTCGATGAACAGGCGTTCGAGAAAACAGACGACACGGTGGTCGACGAGGACGGCGTCGAAGTCGTCGACGATACGCCGGCGTTCCAGGCGACGGTCGAGATGGAGATCCAGGCGAAGGTGGACGCGAATCACCCGGACGGCATCGCAAATACGTGCGATGGGCGGATGCACGGTGTCAGTCTCGAGCACGAAGAGCGGATTCGTGCTCGAGAGGCGGAACTCGAACTGATCAGTGCCCAAGCCGAACTCGGTGGGCAGGACGACCGGGCGAGGCGGACGCGAGAAGTCGTCGTCGAGCAGTGTAGTTGCGACGAACCCGACATCGTCGATCCTCGAGCGCGGCTCTCCCAGAACGATCTTGCAGCAGTCAACAGACAGGCGATGCGGATCAGCGAGCGCATCGATGGCGGCTGGTCGCGGGCAGTCATCGCGAAGCGGTTGGCCGAGAAAGTAGAGGATGAGACGGAAGTGACAACGGCGGTCCTCGAGACGCTCGAGGAGGTCAAGGCCGAGTCAGGGACGATCGTCCCGATCGCAGATATCGCGGAGGTCCCGGTCGGCGAGGTGACGGTCGAAGGTGAAGTCATCGAGCTCTGGACGCCCTCCTCTTCGAACATCCAGCAAGTCGGGCTCCTCGGGGACAAAAGCGGACGAACGAAGTTCACGATCTGGCAGCGGTCGAATCAGACGATGGTTCGCGAGGGACAGACGGTCAGGTTCCGGGCGGCAGCCAAGAGTTGGTATCAGGGGCGATGCTCGCTCGCGTTGACCGGCTGGTCGCGCATCGAGTTCCCGGAACGCGGCCGGTGGTGGGACGAATAA
- a CDS encoding PadR family transcriptional regulator: MYDLTAFQRDVMYTIAGQDEPHGLAIKDELEEYYETEIHHGRLYPNLDEVVDKGLVEKGKLDKRTNYYTITARGQRELEARREWENQYVESLTSSAE; encoded by the coding sequence ATGTACGATTTGACTGCGTTCCAGCGTGACGTCATGTATACGATCGCCGGCCAAGACGAGCCCCACGGGCTGGCGATCAAGGACGAACTCGAAGAGTACTACGAGACCGAGATCCATCATGGTCGGTTGTATCCCAACCTCGACGAAGTCGTCGACAAGGGCCTCGTCGAGAAAGGCAAACTCGACAAGCGGACGAACTATTACACGATCACGGCTCGCGGTCAGCGCGAACTCGAAGCGCGACGCGAGTGGGAAAATCAGTACGTCGAGTCACTCACCTCGAGCGCCGAGTAG
- the hepT gene encoding type VII toxin-antitoxin system HepT family RNase toxin, with product MTGGTFPSDRLNRILTAVETIEVSLGVLARKQSLSREAYHADSDTQDIVERRFVKMTEAAIDIGEELVKHERGTPPVSNPESMQALEELEILSASTADAMAQGTRFRNVLAHTYGEIIEHDVVYNALQDLERYRQFVIEIRGYLESIGALDE from the coding sequence ATGACAGGCGGGACGTTTCCTTCTGACCGCCTCAATCGAATACTTACCGCTGTCGAGACGATCGAAGTGAGCTTGGGCGTCCTCGCTCGGAAGCAGTCGCTGAGCCGTGAGGCGTATCATGCTGATTCAGACACGCAAGACATCGTTGAGCGTCGGTTCGTGAAAATGACCGAGGCAGCCATCGACATCGGTGAAGAACTGGTCAAACACGAGCGCGGAACCCCGCCAGTGAGCAATCCCGAATCGATGCAAGCACTCGAGGAACTCGAGATACTGTCTGCTTCAACGGCTGACGCAATGGCACAGGGTACTCGATTTCGTAATGTCCTCGCGCATACCTATGGTGAGATCATCGAACACGATGTGGTGTACAACGCACTCCAAGATCTCGAGCGGTACCGACAGTTTGTTATCGAAATCCGTGGCTATCTCGAGTCTATCGGAGCTCTTGATGAATAA
- the mntA gene encoding type VII toxin-antitoxin system MntA family adenylyltransferase antitoxin produces MRTTEEATLDESVPLETLREVLQEHPVKLAILFGSHAQGETHAGSDLDIAVVLETVRPADPDYNDIFFGLSADLSATLETDNIDLVDLQTASPDLVESIFTQGVLLIGEPEDVAANRNQLRPAESSDRSPRERFDAALERIDKHLGSSAVTATDGETRDR; encoded by the coding sequence ATGAGGACCACTGAGGAAGCTACTCTCGATGAATCCGTCCCGCTCGAGACCCTTCGGGAGGTCCTGCAAGAGCATCCAGTGAAGCTAGCGATTCTGTTTGGGTCTCACGCCCAGGGAGAGACGCACGCTGGGAGCGATCTCGATATCGCAGTTGTGCTTGAGACGGTTCGCCCTGCTGATCCAGACTACAACGACATCTTTTTTGGTTTGAGTGCTGACCTCAGTGCCACACTCGAGACCGACAATATCGATTTGGTTGACCTCCAAACGGCATCACCGGACCTTGTAGAGAGCATCTTCACTCAGGGCGTCTTGCTCATCGGTGAGCCAGAGGACGTGGCTGCCAACCGGAACCAATTACGGCCAGCTGAATCCTCTGATCGATCACCACGTGAACGGTTCGATGCGGCACTCGAACGAATCGACAAGCATCTCGGCAGTTCCGCTGTCACGGCTACTGATGGCGAGACTCGTGACCGATGA
- a CDS encoding DUF7437 domain-containing protein has translation MATREANWDTPLDTGGEAFELLGNARKAWIYTYIRHHPATEIQEIVTTLDLPQRTVYDYVDGLEAAGFIEQSNDGRPAKYTAHEIDLQLVEGDAERRITPELVEAIARRTRDDDIDTYIDRHGLDGLAVALKYAREYVDGSVTHQIMAREQEISPLEAGVILDALRPVVEA, from the coding sequence ATGGCAACGAGAGAAGCAAACTGGGATACCCCACTCGATACGGGTGGTGAGGCGTTCGAGCTCCTCGGGAATGCTCGCAAAGCGTGGATATATACCTATATCCGCCATCATCCGGCGACGGAAATCCAAGAGATCGTTACGACACTCGATCTCCCACAGCGAACAGTCTACGACTACGTTGATGGTCTCGAAGCTGCAGGCTTCATCGAGCAGTCAAACGACGGGCGACCGGCGAAGTATACGGCTCACGAGATCGATCTCCAACTGGTAGAAGGCGATGCCGAACGTCGGATCACACCGGAGTTGGTCGAGGCAATTGCCCGTCGAACGCGGGACGACGACATCGATACGTACATCGATCGCCATGGGCTGGATGGGCTTGCCGTCGCACTCAAATATGCTCGCGAATACGTCGACGGATCAGTCACGCATCAGATTATGGCTCGTGAGCAAGAGATATCGCCCTTAGAGGCGGGCGTCATTCTGGACGCACTTCGACCTGTTGTTGAGGCCTGA